A single window of Salvelinus namaycush isolate Seneca chromosome 11, SaNama_1.0, whole genome shotgun sequence DNA harbors:
- the LOC120055548 gene encoding LOW QUALITY PROTEIN: cerebellin-2-like (The sequence of the model RefSeq protein was modified relative to this genomic sequence to represent the inferred CDS: substituted 2 bases at 2 genomic stop codons) — protein MLPGXCFGHFXMLAVLFLLGFGVAFSLGQNDTGPLVLEGKCLVVCDANPSAEGAFTSSFGISVRAGDAKVAFSALRGTNHEPSDMSNKSLTIYFDQLLVNIGNHFDLQASVFQAPRRGIYSFSFHVVKVYNRQTIQVNLMHNEYPIISAFAGDQDVTREAASNSVLLHLERGDKLYLKLERGNLMGGWRYSTFSGFLVFPL, from the exons atgcttcctggctgatgttttggtcacttttgaatgctggcggtgctct TCCTCCTAGGTTTTGGCGTTGCCTTTTCATTGGGACAGAATGACACGGGGCCTCTTGTTTTGGAGGGAAAGTGTCTGGTGGTTTGTGATGCGAACCCGTCTGCAGAGGGAGCGTTCACCTCTTCCTTCGGGATATCTGTCCGGGCAGGCGATGCTAAAGTGGCTTTCTCTGCACTCAGGGGAACCAACCACGAACCTTCTGATATGAGCAATAAGTCTCTGACCATCTACTTTGATCAG ttACTAGTAAACATTGGCAACCATTTTGATCTGCAAGCAAGTGTATTTCAAGCACCAAGAAGAGGCATTTACAGTTTCAGCTTCCATGTGGTGAAGGTTTACAACCGGCAGACTATACAG GTGAACTTGATGCACAACGAATACCCTATCATATCAGCTTTCGCCGGGGACCAGGATGTCACTCGAGAGGCTGCGAGCAATTCAGTTCTTCTGCACCTGGAACGGGGGGACAAACTCTACTTGAAGCTTGAGCGGGGAAATCTAATGGGTGGATGGAGGTACTCAACGTTTTCTGGATTCTTGGTTTTTCCACTCTAA
- the LOC120055895 gene encoding E3 ubiquitin-protein ligase MARCHF6-like isoform X1: protein MDTAEEGDICRVCRSEGTPDKPLYHPCVCTGSIKFIHQECLVQWLKHSRKEYCELCKHRFAFTPIYSPDMPSRLPVQDIFAGLLTSVGTAIRYWFHYTLVAFAWLGVVPLTACRIYKCLFTGSVSSLLTLPLDMLSTENLLADCLQGCFVVTCTLCAFISLVWLREQIVHGGAPQWLEQNQQQQPQHAPAPQPNEQAPGPGQGAAENQPAPAAAEPPADNGPAAEVPDIQMDPAEDMELEDEAGAEDVADANNGAQDDMNWNALEWDRAAEELTWERMLGLDGSLVFLEHVFWVVSLNTLFILVFAFCPYHIGHFTVVGLGFEENVRASHFEGLITTIVGYILLAMLLILCHGLAALVRFQRSRHLLGVCYIVVKVSLLVVVEIGVFPLICGWWLDICSLEMFDASLKDRELSFDSAPGTTMFLHWLVGMVYVFYFASFILLLREVLRPGVLWFLRNLNDPDFNPVQEMIHLPIYRHLRRFILSVVVFGSIVLLMLWLPIRTIKLILPAFLPYNVMLYSDAPVSELSLELLLLQVVLPALLEQGHTRQWLKGLVRAWTVTAGYLLDLHSYLLGDQEENDDDADQQANNNQQRRNNNAIPEGLHAAHQAILQQGGPVGVQPYHRPMKFTFRIVLLIVFMCVTLLVASLACLTLPVFTGRYLMSFWTGSAKIHELYTAACGLYVCWLSIRVITVLLSWMPQGRRAILLKVQEWTLMVMLCNTILKTVVVAVLLAGAIPLLLGLLFEMVIVAPLRVPLDQTPLFYPWQDWALGVLHAKIIAAITLMGPQWWLKTVIEQVYANGIRNIDLHFIIRKLAAPVICVLLVSLCVPYVISAGIVPIVAQYSPGVTMEMQNLVQRRIYPFLLMVVMLMGILSFQIRQFKRLYEHIKNDKYLVGQRLVNYERKAAGRSSTAAHSSSSQE from the exons ATGGACACCGCCGAGGAAG GGGATATATGCCGGGTCTGCCGGTCTGAAGGAACCCCGGACAAGCCACTATATCACCCGTGTGTTTGCACAGGAAGTATAAAATTCATCCACCAAGAATG CTTGGTACAATGGCTAAAACACAGCAGAAAAGAATACTGCGAGTTATGCAAACACAGATTTGCTTTTACACCAA TCTATTCTCCAGACATGCCTTCCCGGCTGCCTGTCCAGGACATATTTGCGGGGTTGCTGACGAGTGTAGGCACAGCTATTAGATACTGGTTTCACTACACACTAGTGGCTTTTGCTTGGCTGGGAGTGGTTCCTCTCACAGCAT GTCGCATCTACAAGTGTCTGTTTACCGGTTCTGTGAGCTCACTCCTCACCCTGCCATTAGATATGCTTTCTAC AGAGAACTTGCTGGCGGACTGCTTGCAGGGTTGTTTCGTGGTGACGTGTACACTCTGCGCCTTCATCAGTCTGGTGTGGCTGCGGGAGCAGATTGTTCATGGTGGCGCCCCCCAgtggctggagcagaatcagcagcagcagcctcAACATGCACCAGCTCCACAACCTAATGAG CAGGCCCCTGGTCCTGGGCAGGGGGCAGCTGAAAACCAGCCTGCTCCTGCTGCAGCTGAGCCCCCGGCGGACAATGGTCCAGCGGCTGAGGTCCCCGACATCCAGATGGACCCGGCAGAGGACATGGAGTTGGAGGACGAGGCTGGGGCTGAGGATGTAGCGGATGCCAACAATGGAGCACAAG ATGACATGAATTGGAATGCCCTGGAATGGGACCGGGCAGCAGAGGAGCTAACATGGGAGAGG ATGCTTGGTCTTGATGGCTCCTTGGTTTTCCTG GAGCATGTCTTCTGGGTGGTCTCACTAAACACACTCTTCATTCTGGTGTTCG CTTTCTGCCCGTATCATATTGGTCATTTCACAGTTGTGGGACTTGGCTTTGAGGAAAAT GTGCGAGCTTCCCATTTCGAAGGCCTCATCACCACCATCGTGGGCTACATCCTCCTGGCCATGCTATTAATACTGTGCCAT GGATTGGCAGCGCTGGTGAGATTTCAAAGATCCAGACACCTTTTAGGAGTGTGCTACATTGTTGTCAAG GTATCCCTGCTGGTAGTCGTGGAGATCGGTGTATTCCCTCTCATCTGTGGCTGGTGGCTCGACATCTGCTCACTG GAGATGTTTGATGCCTCTCTGAAGGACAGAGAGCTGAGTTTTGACTCTGCTCCCGGCACCACCATGTTCCTCCACTGGCTTGTAGGGATGGTCTACGTCTTCTACTTTGCCTCGTTCATCCTCTTACTGCGAGAG GTGCTGAGACCCGGTGTTTTATGGTTTCTCAGAAACCTGAACGATCCCGATTTTAATCCTGTTCAAGAAATGATTCACCTGCCAATATACAGACATCTCAGAAGATTCATTTTATCGGTG GTGGTGTTTGGCTCCATAGTTTTGCTAATGTTGTGGCTTCCCATAAGGACGATCAAACTCATCCTCCCAGCCTTCCTCCCATACAATGTTATGCTGTACAG TGATGCTCCAGTCAGTGAGCTGTCTctggagctgctgctgctgcaggtgGTTCTGCCGGCGCTGCTGGAACAGGGTCACACACGCCAGTGGCTCAAAGGCCTGGTCAGAGCCTGGACCGTCACCGCCGGATACCTGCT AGACCTCCACTCGTACCTGTTGGGTGACCAGGAGGAGAATGACGATGATGCAGACCAGCAGGCCAATAACAACCAGCAGAGGAGGAATAACAACGCCATCCCTGAGGGGCTGCACGCTGCCCACCAGGCTATCCTCCAGCAGGGAGGCCCTGTGGGTGTCCAGCCCTACCACCGGCCCATGAAGTTCACCTTTAGG ATTGTGCTCCTGATCGTGTTCATGTGTGTGACACTGCTGGTGGCCAGTCTGGCGTGCCTTACGTTGCCAG TATTCACCGGCCGGTACCTGATGTCCTTCTGGACGGGCAGTGCTAAGATCCACGAGCTGTACACGGCAGCGTGCGGCCTATACGTGTGCTGGCTGTCCATCAGGGTCATCACCGTGCTGCTGTCCTGGATGCCCCAGGGCAGGAGGGCCATTCTACTCAAGGTCCAGGAGTGGACCCTCATGGTAATGCTCTGCAACACG ATCCTGAAGACAGTGGTCGTAGCTGTGTTGCTGGCTGGCGCCATCCCTCTCCTGCTGGGCTTGCTGTTTGAGATGGTCATAGTAGCCCCTCTCAGGGTGCCTCTGGACCAGACACCACTCTTCTACCCCTGGCAG GACTGGGCTCTCGGAGTGCTCCATGCCAAAATCATTGCCGCCATTACTCTGATGGGTCCCCAGTGGTGGCTGAAAACAGTGATCGAGCAG GTGTACGCTAACGGAATTCGCAACATTGATCTCCATTTCATCATCCGTAAGCTGGCTGCTCCGGTTATCTGTGTGCTACTGGTGTCTCTCTGTGTGCCCTATGTCATCTCTGCTGGCATCGTCCCCATCGTAGCTCAGTATTCCCCAG GAGTTACCATGGAGATGCAGAATTTGGTGCAGAGGAGAATCTACCCGTTCCTGCTCATGGTCGTCATGCTGATGGGAATCCTCTCCTTCCAAATCCGTCAATTTAAGCGCCTTTACGAACACATTAAGAATGACAA GTACCTGGTTGGACAGAGACTGGTGAACTATGAACGCAAGGCGGCAGGCAGAAGCAGTACAGCCGCACACAGCAGCTCTTCCCAGGAGTAG
- the LOC120055895 gene encoding E3 ubiquitin-protein ligase MARCHF6-like isoform X2 has translation MDTAEEGDICRVCRSEGTPDKPLYHPCVCTGSIKFIHQECLVQWLKHSRKEYCELCKHRFAFTPIYSPDMPSRLPVQDIFAGLLTSVGTAIRYWFHYTLVAFAWLGVVPLTACRIYKCLFTGSVSSLLTLPLDMLSTENLLADCLQGCFVVTCTLCAFISLVWLREQIVHGGAPQWLEQNQQQQPQHAPAPQPNEQAPGPGQGAAENQPAPAAAEPPADNGPAAEVPDIQMDPAEDMELEDEAGAEDVADANNGAQDDMNWNALEWDRAAEELTWERMLGLDGSLVFLEHVFWVVSLNTLFILVFAFCPYHIGHFTVVGLGFEENVRASHFEGLITTIVGYILLAMLLILCHGLAALVRFQRSRHLLGVCYIVVKVSLLVVVEIGVFPLICGWWLDICSLEMFDASLKDRELSFDSAPGTTMFLHWLVGMVYVFYFASFILLLREVLRPGVLWFLRNLNDPDFNPVQEMIHLPIYRHLRRFILSVVVFGSIVLLMLWLPIRTIKLILPAFLPYNVMLYSDAPVSELSLELLLLQVVLPALLEQGHTRQWLKGLVRAWTVTAGYLLDLHSYLLGDQEENDDDADQQANNNQQRRNNNAIPEGLHAAHQAILQQGGPVGVQPYHRPMKFTFRIVLLIVFMCVTLLVASLACLTLPVFTGRYLMSFWTGSAKIHELYTAACGLYVCWLSIRVITVLLSWMPQGRRAILLKVQEWTLMILKTVVVAVLLAGAIPLLLGLLFEMVIVAPLRVPLDQTPLFYPWQDWALGVLHAKIIAAITLMGPQWWLKTVIEQVYANGIRNIDLHFIIRKLAAPVICVLLVSLCVPYVISAGIVPIVAQYSPGVTMEMQNLVQRRIYPFLLMVVMLMGILSFQIRQFKRLYEHIKNDKYLVGQRLVNYERKAAGRSSTAAHSSSSQE, from the exons ATGGACACCGCCGAGGAAG GGGATATATGCCGGGTCTGCCGGTCTGAAGGAACCCCGGACAAGCCACTATATCACCCGTGTGTTTGCACAGGAAGTATAAAATTCATCCACCAAGAATG CTTGGTACAATGGCTAAAACACAGCAGAAAAGAATACTGCGAGTTATGCAAACACAGATTTGCTTTTACACCAA TCTATTCTCCAGACATGCCTTCCCGGCTGCCTGTCCAGGACATATTTGCGGGGTTGCTGACGAGTGTAGGCACAGCTATTAGATACTGGTTTCACTACACACTAGTGGCTTTTGCTTGGCTGGGAGTGGTTCCTCTCACAGCAT GTCGCATCTACAAGTGTCTGTTTACCGGTTCTGTGAGCTCACTCCTCACCCTGCCATTAGATATGCTTTCTAC AGAGAACTTGCTGGCGGACTGCTTGCAGGGTTGTTTCGTGGTGACGTGTACACTCTGCGCCTTCATCAGTCTGGTGTGGCTGCGGGAGCAGATTGTTCATGGTGGCGCCCCCCAgtggctggagcagaatcagcagcagcagcctcAACATGCACCAGCTCCACAACCTAATGAG CAGGCCCCTGGTCCTGGGCAGGGGGCAGCTGAAAACCAGCCTGCTCCTGCTGCAGCTGAGCCCCCGGCGGACAATGGTCCAGCGGCTGAGGTCCCCGACATCCAGATGGACCCGGCAGAGGACATGGAGTTGGAGGACGAGGCTGGGGCTGAGGATGTAGCGGATGCCAACAATGGAGCACAAG ATGACATGAATTGGAATGCCCTGGAATGGGACCGGGCAGCAGAGGAGCTAACATGGGAGAGG ATGCTTGGTCTTGATGGCTCCTTGGTTTTCCTG GAGCATGTCTTCTGGGTGGTCTCACTAAACACACTCTTCATTCTGGTGTTCG CTTTCTGCCCGTATCATATTGGTCATTTCACAGTTGTGGGACTTGGCTTTGAGGAAAAT GTGCGAGCTTCCCATTTCGAAGGCCTCATCACCACCATCGTGGGCTACATCCTCCTGGCCATGCTATTAATACTGTGCCAT GGATTGGCAGCGCTGGTGAGATTTCAAAGATCCAGACACCTTTTAGGAGTGTGCTACATTGTTGTCAAG GTATCCCTGCTGGTAGTCGTGGAGATCGGTGTATTCCCTCTCATCTGTGGCTGGTGGCTCGACATCTGCTCACTG GAGATGTTTGATGCCTCTCTGAAGGACAGAGAGCTGAGTTTTGACTCTGCTCCCGGCACCACCATGTTCCTCCACTGGCTTGTAGGGATGGTCTACGTCTTCTACTTTGCCTCGTTCATCCTCTTACTGCGAGAG GTGCTGAGACCCGGTGTTTTATGGTTTCTCAGAAACCTGAACGATCCCGATTTTAATCCTGTTCAAGAAATGATTCACCTGCCAATATACAGACATCTCAGAAGATTCATTTTATCGGTG GTGGTGTTTGGCTCCATAGTTTTGCTAATGTTGTGGCTTCCCATAAGGACGATCAAACTCATCCTCCCAGCCTTCCTCCCATACAATGTTATGCTGTACAG TGATGCTCCAGTCAGTGAGCTGTCTctggagctgctgctgctgcaggtgGTTCTGCCGGCGCTGCTGGAACAGGGTCACACACGCCAGTGGCTCAAAGGCCTGGTCAGAGCCTGGACCGTCACCGCCGGATACCTGCT AGACCTCCACTCGTACCTGTTGGGTGACCAGGAGGAGAATGACGATGATGCAGACCAGCAGGCCAATAACAACCAGCAGAGGAGGAATAACAACGCCATCCCTGAGGGGCTGCACGCTGCCCACCAGGCTATCCTCCAGCAGGGAGGCCCTGTGGGTGTCCAGCCCTACCACCGGCCCATGAAGTTCACCTTTAGG ATTGTGCTCCTGATCGTGTTCATGTGTGTGACACTGCTGGTGGCCAGTCTGGCGTGCCTTACGTTGCCAG TATTCACCGGCCGGTACCTGATGTCCTTCTGGACGGGCAGTGCTAAGATCCACGAGCTGTACACGGCAGCGTGCGGCCTATACGTGTGCTGGCTGTCCATCAGGGTCATCACCGTGCTGCTGTCCTGGATGCCCCAGGGCAGGAGGGCCATTCTACTCAAGGTCCAGGAGTGGACCCTCATG ATCCTGAAGACAGTGGTCGTAGCTGTGTTGCTGGCTGGCGCCATCCCTCTCCTGCTGGGCTTGCTGTTTGAGATGGTCATAGTAGCCCCTCTCAGGGTGCCTCTGGACCAGACACCACTCTTCTACCCCTGGCAG GACTGGGCTCTCGGAGTGCTCCATGCCAAAATCATTGCCGCCATTACTCTGATGGGTCCCCAGTGGTGGCTGAAAACAGTGATCGAGCAG GTGTACGCTAACGGAATTCGCAACATTGATCTCCATTTCATCATCCGTAAGCTGGCTGCTCCGGTTATCTGTGTGCTACTGGTGTCTCTCTGTGTGCCCTATGTCATCTCTGCTGGCATCGTCCCCATCGTAGCTCAGTATTCCCCAG GAGTTACCATGGAGATGCAGAATTTGGTGCAGAGGAGAATCTACCCGTTCCTGCTCATGGTCGTCATGCTGATGGGAATCCTCTCCTTCCAAATCCGTCAATTTAAGCGCCTTTACGAACACATTAAGAATGACAA GTACCTGGTTGGACAGAGACTGGTGAACTATGAACGCAAGGCGGCAGGCAGAAGCAGTACAGCCGCACACAGCAGCTCTTCCCAGGAGTAG